The following coding sequences lie in one Gorilla gorilla gorilla isolate KB3781 chromosome 5, NHGRI_mGorGor1-v2.1_pri, whole genome shotgun sequence genomic window:
- the LEMD2 gene encoding LEM domain-containing protein 2 isoform X2 gives MAGLSDLELRRELQALGFQPGPITDTTRDVYRNKLRRLRGEARLRDEERLREEARPRGEERLREEARLREDAPLRARPAAASPRAEPWLSQPASGLAYATPGAYGDIRPSAASWVGSRGLAYPARPAQLRRRASVRGSSEEDEDARTPDRATQGPGLAARRWWAASPAPARLPSSLLGPDPRPGLRATRAGPAGAARARPEVGRRLERWLSRLLLWASLGLLLVFLGILWVKMGKPSAPQEAEDNMKLLPVDCERKTDEFCQAKQKAALLELLHELYNFLAIQAGNFECGNPENLKSKCIPVMEAQEYIANVTSSSSAKFEAALTWILSSNKDVGIWLKGEDQSELVTTVDKVVCLESAHPRMGVGCRLSRALLTAVTNVLIFFWCLAFLWGLLILLKYRWRKLEEEEQAMYEMVKKIIDVVQDHYVDWEQDMERYPYVGILHVRDSLIPPQSRRRMKRVWDRAVEFLASNESRIQTESHRVAGEDMLVWRWTKPSSFSDSER, from the exons ATGGCCGGCCTGTCGGACCTGGAACTGCGGCGGGAGCTGCAGGCCCTGGGCTTCCAGCCAGGACCCATCACCGACACCACCCGGGATGTCTACCGCAACAAGCTGCGCCGCCTGCGGGGCGAGGCCCGGCTGCGCGACGAGGAGCGGCTGCGGGAGGAGGCCCGGCCGCGGGGCGAGGAGCGGTTACGGGAAGAGGCCCGGCTACGCGAGGATGCGCCGCTGCGCGCCCGGCCCGCCGCGGCCTCTCCGCGGGCGGAGCCCTGGCTCTCCCAGCCGGCCTCGGGCTTGGCCTACGCGACCCCTGGGGCCTACGGTGATATCCGGCCCTCCGCGGCTTCCTGGGTAGGGAGCCGCGGCCTCGCCTATCCTGCCCGCCCGGCGCAACTCAGGCGCCGCGCCTCGGTCCGGGGCAGCTCCGAGGAGGACGAGGACGCCCGGACGCCCGACAGGGCCACGCAGGGCCCGGGTCTCGCGGCCCGCCGCTGGTGGGCAGCGTCTCCCGCCCCGGCGCggctgccttcctccctcctcggTCCCGACCCGCGCCCGGGCCTGCGGGCGACTCGAGCGGGCCCTGCTGGCGCGGCGCGGGCCCGGCCTGAGGTGGGGCGCCGGCTGGAGCGCTGGCTCTCTCGGCTTCTGCTCTGGGCCAGCCTAGGGCTACTGCTCGTCTTCCTGGGCATCCTTTGGGTGAAGATGGGCAAGCCCTCAGCGCCGCAGGAGGCGGAGGACAACA TGAAGTTATTGCCAGTGGACTGTGAGAGAAAAACAGATGAG TTCTGTCAGGCCAAGCAGAAGGCAGCCTTGCTGGAGCTGCTGCATGAACTCTACAATTTCCTGGCCATCCAAGCTG gtaATTTTGAGTGTGGAAATCCAGAGAATCTAAAAAGCAAATGCATTCCTGTTATGGAAGCCCAAGAATATATAGCC AATGTGACCAGCAGCTCCTCCGCCAAGTTTGAAGCCGCACTGACCTGGATACTGAGCAGTAACAAGGACGTGGGCATCTG GTTGAAAGGAGAAGACCAGTCTGAATTGGTGACGACCGTGGACAAGGTGGTCTGCCTGGAATCTGCCCACCCCCGCATGGGTGTTGGCTGCCGCCTGAGCCGGGCCCTGCTCACTGCTGTCACCAACGTGCTCATCTTCTTCTGGT GCTTGGCTTTTTTGTGGGGGCTCCTAATTCTCCTAAAATATCGGTGGCGAAAGTTAGAGGAGGAGGAACAAGCCATGTATGAGATGGTGAAGAAGATTATAG ACGTGGTCCAGGACCATTACGTGGACTGGGAGCAGGACATGGAGCGCTATCCATATGTAGGCATCCTACATGTGCGTGACAGCTTGATCCCTCCACAGAGCCG GAGGCGCATGAAGCGCGTCTGGGACCGAGCTGTGGAGTTCCTGGCCTCCAACGAATCCCGGATCCAGACGGAGTCCCACCGCGTTGCAGGAGAGGACATGCTGGTGTGGAGATGGACTAAGCCCTCTTCCTTCTCCGACTCAGAGCGATAA
- the LEMD2 gene encoding LEM domain-containing protein 2 isoform X1 — MAGLSDLELRRELQALGFQPGPITDTTRDVYRNKLRRLRGEARLRDEERLREEARPRGEERLREEARLREDAPLRARPAAASPRAEPWLSQPASGLAYATPGAYGDIRPSAASWVGSRGLAYPARPAQLRRRASVRGSSEEDEDARTPDRATQGPGLAARRWWAASPAPARLPSSLLGPDPRPGLRATRAGPAGAARARPEVGRRLERWLSRLLLWASLGLLLVFLGILWVKMGKPSAPQEAEDNIFDSVAGEVKMDRRTPPTHPSLLTTCPVPFQFCQAKQKAALLELLHELYNFLAIQAGNFECGNPENLKSKCIPVMEAQEYIANVTSSSSAKFEAALTWILSSNKDVGIWLKGEDQSELVTTVDKVVCLESAHPRMGVGCRLSRALLTAVTNVLIFFWCLAFLWGLLILLKYRWRKLEEEEQAMYEMVKKIIDVVQDHYVDWEQDMERYPYVGILHVRDSLIPPQSRRRMKRVWDRAVEFLASNESRIQTESHRVAGEDMLVWRWTKPSSFSDSER; from the exons ATGGCCGGCCTGTCGGACCTGGAACTGCGGCGGGAGCTGCAGGCCCTGGGCTTCCAGCCAGGACCCATCACCGACACCACCCGGGATGTCTACCGCAACAAGCTGCGCCGCCTGCGGGGCGAGGCCCGGCTGCGCGACGAGGAGCGGCTGCGGGAGGAGGCCCGGCCGCGGGGCGAGGAGCGGTTACGGGAAGAGGCCCGGCTACGCGAGGATGCGCCGCTGCGCGCCCGGCCCGCCGCGGCCTCTCCGCGGGCGGAGCCCTGGCTCTCCCAGCCGGCCTCGGGCTTGGCCTACGCGACCCCTGGGGCCTACGGTGATATCCGGCCCTCCGCGGCTTCCTGGGTAGGGAGCCGCGGCCTCGCCTATCCTGCCCGCCCGGCGCAACTCAGGCGCCGCGCCTCGGTCCGGGGCAGCTCCGAGGAGGACGAGGACGCCCGGACGCCCGACAGGGCCACGCAGGGCCCGGGTCTCGCGGCCCGCCGCTGGTGGGCAGCGTCTCCCGCCCCGGCGCggctgccttcctccctcctcggTCCCGACCCGCGCCCGGGCCTGCGGGCGACTCGAGCGGGCCCTGCTGGCGCGGCGCGGGCCCGGCCTGAGGTGGGGCGCCGGCTGGAGCGCTGGCTCTCTCGGCTTCTGCTCTGGGCCAGCCTAGGGCTACTGCTCGTCTTCCTGGGCATCCTTTGGGTGAAGATGGGCAAGCCCTCAGCGCCGCAGGAGGCGGAGGACAACA TATTTGACAGTGTGGCTGGAGAAGTAAAGATGGACAGACGgacccctcccacccacccctcctTGCTGACCACTTGTCCCGTGCCTTTCCAGTTCTGTCAGGCCAAGCAGAAGGCAGCCTTGCTGGAGCTGCTGCATGAACTCTACAATTTCCTGGCCATCCAAGCTG gtaATTTTGAGTGTGGAAATCCAGAGAATCTAAAAAGCAAATGCATTCCTGTTATGGAAGCCCAAGAATATATAGCC AATGTGACCAGCAGCTCCTCCGCCAAGTTTGAAGCCGCACTGACCTGGATACTGAGCAGTAACAAGGACGTGGGCATCTG GTTGAAAGGAGAAGACCAGTCTGAATTGGTGACGACCGTGGACAAGGTGGTCTGCCTGGAATCTGCCCACCCCCGCATGGGTGTTGGCTGCCGCCTGAGCCGGGCCCTGCTCACTGCTGTCACCAACGTGCTCATCTTCTTCTGGT GCTTGGCTTTTTTGTGGGGGCTCCTAATTCTCCTAAAATATCGGTGGCGAAAGTTAGAGGAGGAGGAACAAGCCATGTATGAGATGGTGAAGAAGATTATAG ACGTGGTCCAGGACCATTACGTGGACTGGGAGCAGGACATGGAGCGCTATCCATATGTAGGCATCCTACATGTGCGTGACAGCTTGATCCCTCCACAGAGCCG GAGGCGCATGAAGCGCGTCTGGGACCGAGCTGTGGAGTTCCTGGCCTCCAACGAATCCCGGATCCAGACGGAGTCCCACCGCGTTGCAGGAGAGGACATGCTGGTGTGGAGATGGACTAAGCCCTCTTCCTTCTCCGACTCAGAGCGATAA